The genomic region ATCGAGGCTGTCCAACAGCCGTTCGACGGCCGTCCCGAACGCCTTCGCAAGCTTCTCGGTCAGGTCGGCGTCGATCATCCCGACCTCGGTGCTCCCGATGACGTCGAGGGTTCCCGGAAGGGATCGGGCGGGCGACTCCCGCCGAAACCCCGCTCCGCGAGGGCCGGTGAGCCAGACCCGATGGCCGGCTCTGCGGCGAGCGCGCCGCAAAGCGAACACCCGTCCGGATCTGGCCGATCCTGGAACGCCAATCCCACACCGGTCGTCACGCGGACTCTTTCCACAGGACCCGGGAAGAACATTCTCGTCTCGCCGAGAAACCTCCCCGGAGAGGCCTTTCGTGTCCGGACCCGGGCGCCTGCAGGATCGAGTAGATACCCTCGGCCGTGGAATCGAGGAGCAGGCGCATCCGGCACTCGTTTTCGGCCGTGGACGGCGGCAGCGAGTCCATGAGGGACGCAGAGGATTCAGCGCTCATTGGCCCCGGAAACTGCAGTCGCCGGGCCGCCTTTGGAAAAACAAGATCATCCGTCGATTCAACGGGTTGTCCATGATCAAGGAATCCCGGCGGTGTCTCCCTGCGGAAATCGGATCGGAAATCTGGAAGCCGGAAGAGGCGCTTGCTTCAGACGATTCGGTCGATCGCGGCGTGAATCCTCTCGCCCAGCGTGCTCAGCTCGAACGGTTGCAAGGAAGATCTCGAAGACTTTGCCTCGCCCCGGCTCGCCTTCCAGCCGAATGTTCACCGTCGCAGCCCTCGACGATCCCACTAAACGGTCGCCGTGATGTCGATGTGGCAGCCCAGAATGCGCACCGGTTTTCCCGTGATCCCGCAACACCTCGCCTTGCCCTTGAATCGGGGAATACGTGCCGTCCGGCGAAAACGGAACTCGGCCGCTGCCGACGGCGAGGACCCGCCAAGAATGCGTTTGACGTTCCCCGATGTCCGCTCGAGGTCCTCAGGATGCACACGGCCTCGCCCTCAGTAGCAGGCTGCTGAAAAACGAATCCGGGCGGCGCGTCACGAGTCTTGCCGATCGGGCGATCGACGAGACGGCCACGATGTTGCCGGAGGAATCCCGGACCGTCGAAGCGGCGAGCGATACGTCGGCGCGAGCCAACCTTCCGCAGCCGGATCGGTCGAGGTGCCCGACGATCAGGAAACCGCAGGCGCGGCGGTTGAGGTCCCCTGGACCTCGATGGTTACCGGAACCGTCACGTCGCGGTGGAGCTTGACGTGCACCTGGTGCTCGCCCAGCCTCTTGATGGGCTCTTCGAGCGCGATGCGGCGGCGATCCACTTCGATTCCCTTTTCCGCCAGGAGGTCGGCGATCTCGCCGGCGGTCACGGAGCCATAGAGGACGTCTCCCTCTCCCGCCTTCTTCACGAGCGTCAGCCGAAGGCCGTCCATCCGGGAAGCCACCTTCTCGGCGACGGTCTTTTCCTTCATCACCCGCTCGTCGTAGCGCTTCTTCTCCTCTTCCAGACGGCGCGTGTTGGCGGCGTTGGCGAGGAAAGCGAGTCCCTGCGGCAGCAGGAAGTTCCGGGCGTAGCCGTTCTTGACGTCCACGACGTCGCCGCGGCGTCCGAGCCCGCGCACTTCGTCGGTGAGGATGATCTTCATTCGTTTCTCCCGATCGCTTGTTTCTCCGCCCTCTTGCGGAGGTCGAAATACCAGTCGAAGAGACCCAGCACCGCGGTGCCCGCCCACAACGGGGGAAGCCACCAGACCATGACGTAGATCGCCGCGCGGAGCACCCCCGTCCGGAACCAGCGCCGCGCGAAGTAGGCGATGATAGAGAGTCCGGCCAGAAAATACAAGACCAGGACGGGGATCAGGACGTCGACCGCCGCTCGCCGAGGGTCCCCCCGGAAGAGGGCGGCGGCCGCCCCCGCCAGCACGAAGAGGCCGGCCAGCGCCGGCGGGAGGCGCAGGCGGGAGAATCCGCCCCCCTCGGGGCCGCGCAACGCGAACCGGCGGCCGAGATAGAACGCGGCGGCCGCCACGGCGATCCAGAGCCCGGCGATGAGACCCGGCCCGTAGCGGACGATCACCCCCCGGACGAGCTCCGCCGTCGACTGCCACGTCTTCATCGCCTCCGGATCCGCGCCCGACTGGCGCAGCGACGCGATCGAGGCGGACGTCATCGCGTCGAACCGCGTCTGGACCTCACGGTCCGATCCGGGAGCGGCGGACCAGAGCCCCGCGCCGAGGACGGCGCCCCAGATCGCGAGCCCGAGGAAGACGCGCGACGCGTCCCGCGTGCGCGCGAGCCCGCCGGCGACGCCGCACGCCCCGGCGGTCGCGAGCAGCGCGAGCGCCTGCCCCGCCGAATCGGGAAGCGAGCGCGTGATCGAAAACCCGATGGCCGCCGAGAGCGCCGCCGCGCCGGCGCCGGCGGCGAGAGCGGACTTCGCTCCCCGGCGCGCGCCCAGGCGCACGAGGGGGAGCGCGGCGCCGGGCACGAAGACGATGCCGACGACCGGAAGGAATCTCAGCCCCCAGAAGAAGAAAGCGGAGAGACCGGCGGCCGCCAGTCCCTCCGCCAGGGCCGAGTCCCGATTCATCAGTCGGTCGCGTACGGGAGGAGCGCGATCGCCCGCGCGCGCTTGATCGCCGTCTGGAGCTTCCGCTGGTGCAGCGAGCACACGCCCGAGATCCG from Thermoanaerobaculia bacterium harbors:
- the rplI gene encoding 50S ribosomal protein L9 codes for the protein MKIILTDEVRGLGRRGDVVDVKNGYARNFLLPQGLAFLANAANTRRLEEEKKRYDERVMKEKTVAEKVASRMDGLRLTLVKKAGEGDVLYGSVTAGEIADLLAEKGIEVDRRRIALEEPIKRLGEHQVHVKLHRDVTVPVTIEVQGTSTAAPAVS
- a CDS encoding DUF2232 domain-containing protein gives rise to the protein MNRDSALAEGLAAAGLSAFFFWGLRFLPVVGIVFVPGAALPLVRLGARRGAKSALAAGAGAAALSAAIGFSITRSLPDSAGQALALLATAGACGVAGGLARTRDASRVFLGLAIWGAVLGAGLWSAAPGSDREVQTRFDAMTSASIASLRQSGADPEAMKTWQSTAELVRGVIVRYGPGLIAGLWIAVAAAAFYLGRRFALRGPEGGGFSRLRLPPALAGLFVLAGAAAALFRGDPRRAAVDVLIPVLVLYFLAGLSIIAYFARRWFRTGVLRAAIYVMVWWLPPLWAGTAVLGLFDWYFDLRKRAEKQAIGRNE